AAACATGTATGACGGCACACATTCACTTATCCAAGCAACAAATTCAGGACCACCAATCTTTTCCAGTTTCGAGAATGCAGGCGATGTCAACCAACTTTTCTTCAATTGTGAATCCTTAAGCTTATATTTTCCTCTTTCAGAGTTGAACTTCTCGTGCAGTGTCTTGGCATTAGCAAGTAACTCATTTTCGACCAAGTTATACAGAACAACAGAAGAATTCTTTGATGTAATATGTTGACGCTTCTTTAACCAGCTTGATAATCTCTTGGATGCTCTGTTAGCAGAACTAGAGAGAAAATGCTTTTCTGTGTTTTCAAGGGCAGCAGCACAGACAACCTCTCCAATTTCAGAAATTACAAGTTCATCTGATGAGCTGAGGGCTAACAATACAGGTACCTGCCCATAGGAAATGGAATAAAATAACTGACCTGCAGAACAGAAACATTAAATCTGATATTACAACCCAGAAACAAGAAGTCTCAATGCAACCTGCTGCTAAACAGAACTTTTATACATTAATGTACCTCTCTCGGACTTTCAAGATCGGACATATTTCTTTCAGTTCCAGGTTTGAAAAGTGCCAGCTCGAGACTCCAAAGCTGCTCCAAAACTGCTTGTCTAAAGGTCATCGACAGTATATTCTTCGAAGAGATACCTTGAAACATATCTTTTGCCATCGATTTCCTGAGCTGTATagctttttctttaactttcaATGTGGGCAAAAACTGAGAAGGCGAGAAAAAATTAATCTACACTTCAAGGAATTAAAAAGACCATTTATTACAATATGAATATACTTTTAGCTAATGACATTTGTACAAGAAAGAATATATggatcaaaataaaatataaactgACGAAGAGAAAAGAGCATTgcattgaaatttgaaattccAAAACCTAAACTACAAATGTAATTCATATAAAAACAGATTGCAGAGACACATAATTAAAACCTACACACTCACCAATCGAGTAGAAACGGTGCTGCGGTCGTCGGCGGGGCCAGGATATATGGTCTCGACAACCATGGCGGTCACGCCGGAAGATATATGTTCATCGGCGGTACTTCCGCCATCAGCAGCGGCGGCAGTGATTGCTTGCCTGGAGTCGACGGCGCCGACGAGGGTCAGCCGCGCCAAGTCGTTTTCATAAGTCCTGACGACAGGAAGAAATTTCTCAGTATCGCCGAAACCGGCAATTGCATCGAGAAAGGCCTCCTCGGAAGTGAACGGCGGCAACGGTTGGCTGTTGGAGGAAGAAGCGGCGGAGAGGACAGAGTTGAGAAATTTAGGAGGACAAAAGAGTAGTTTGGGAGATGGCTTAAAGGGAAAAGATGAGGTAGGTGAAAAAGGGATGAGGAGAGAGAGTGCGGGAGCAAACGCCATGGAAACTTGAGAAATGGTAGTTAGGGTTTATGCTACGAGGTTCAACGTTGAGGTTGAACATGAAAGTTGCAGGGGATAATCGAGAATATCGCGTGCCTAGACTAGCGATTTATCAATCTGTTATCTTTCTTAGTTTCGCAATATCTGTACTGTGTGTTTTTTCACATACTATATTAGTATATTAGTTAGTTTGCCTCATTTTCTGCAATTCCATAACACTATTTATTTAATGGGTTTGTTGCATCTATTAATACGTTTTTTTATACATTTTCTAGTTTccaatttcatttttaatttattacattAAAAACatgaaattttcaatttataaaatttacaaCATCAATCAAAATATGGGACAATTAAAATCAATATATGTGTCGAAAAATACATGAGCCATCTGGCCAGTTTCTAAGTTCTGTTTAGGTCTTACTTGTGTGAGTTATagattttcaaaagaaaaacacaGGCAGCATCTCTATCATTTTCTTGCTAGATTTGATGGAGTGTGGGCAGAAAACTCTAAAAGATCTGAAGATACATAGAAGTGAAGAAAAAGCATTGCAAAAGTGAAAAGAGAAGAAGCATTAGAGAAAATAGGTTGGGTAATTACAGATTGTCAGGCTTGGACAAATTCTCCTTACAAAGTTGCACAAGAAGTGCAATTAGTATTCACCATAACAAAGACAAAATGAACCAACTCATTTGTCGCCCAAAATGTTATCAGTCATCTATGCATCATTGCATTATACCTAGATTACAACCGACGCACTATCAACATAACATAACCAGCtagggaaaaaaaatatgaaaaaaaaaaaagcaaaaaagagAACAACTTCACCACTTGCCTGGAGGCCGAGTGAAATCAAGGagcaattttatatatatacttggaTAAAAAGCCTCTTTTCTTTTCCCATAACCATCATGTTATGTAGTACCCATTGATATCTTCCACAAGATAATCATATGGTGCGCCTCTTGTATAATCAAGCCCTTCACCTGGACTTGCAGCCAATGTATTCGAACCAGAGTAAATTCTTCCACTTCCCTCCTTCAAATTGCTCTTTCCCCTTCCTTTGACAACGCGCTGCTTCTCGTTTGGGAACTCAGCACTCAGCCTACCCATCTGCTTTTGCAGATCAGCAACAGAATCATTGCCTAACTTCCCTTTTGGACTCTTCTTGCCATCAACACGCTTCACTTCCAGTCTGTATAATGCACATGCATCATACTTGTTGATCTCGTATTCATAAAGGTGCCACTCAAAATTCTCCATCGGCTGAGGATCCATGTAGTAGGATCTCTTCAACCCTCCAAATTCATTCATCACTTGTTTCCGGGACTCATGCCAACCCCTCCCATTATAATCTGGAAGTGACCGCTGCTTCCTGTTACCACTCTCAAAGGCTCTGCGTGGCTTATCAAAAAACAGCCACTCCCTAATTGTTTCGCCATCGAGAACAGTGAGATCAAAGAGCTCTGCGCAACAGTAcaagtaaaacagtcatatatGTAATAAACATAAACATGAAGAGGGTAAGATCAAGAGGCACATAAGAGAAGGAAAAACAACCCACTTACCAGGTGCATTCCAAGGTGATTTTGTTGTAGCAGCACCCTCACATTCAGGAATGCCTACATCTTTTCCTTGTGCCTTTGCACCAAGAGCAGCAAAAAGTAAATTATCCTTTAAGCCAATGCCTCTCGGTCGTACAACAGGAGGCCTACCAAGATAGCCTTCACTAGGTGCAAGCCCAGCATGATAGATACTGCAATAGTCATCAGACTTTTGACACCAGTCTAACCCCAACGCTGGTCTAGTACAGTCCCAAAGGGCACATTTTGGCCCCAAGAAAGCAGAAGGTGGGGGGCTGATATTTGGTTGATACCCAGACATCTGAGGCATAACATCCTCACCAATGAACCCCGTGCCATCAAAGCCTATTAAATACGGCTGTTCGAAATCCTGATGGAAATCAAATGAATGATAATCTAGCTGTGCAGGCACATTCATATTATTCATTTCCATGTTAACTCCCATGGCAGCATTTTTGCATTGCTCCACCAACTGGAAGCCTTGATCCTGGGGACCCTTGGGAGCATCAAAATTCTGCaagaaagaaataataatataagaaaatcattgcaatccagGGCACATGTGTGGCATCCTAGGCGTAGTTTACAACAAATTACGGAAAATATTTCAGACGAGATATTAAGTTATTTTGGTCAGGATTAAGAAGagaaaaatacatatatgttGAACAGCAGAGACGTAGTCACACATTTAAGAGTCAGAGCACATCCTATGACCCATAATTTTCACTCGGAAGAAAGATTGAAAGACCACATATAAC
The genomic region above belongs to Salvia miltiorrhiza cultivar Shanhuang (shh) chromosome 5, IMPLAD_Smil_shh, whole genome shotgun sequence and contains:
- the LOC130985447 gene encoding uncharacterized protein LOC130985447 — translated: MAFAPALSLLIPFSPTSSFPFKPSPKLLFCPPKFLNSVLSAASSSNSQPLPPFTSEEAFLDAIAGFGDTEKFLPVVRTYENDLARLTLVGAVDSRQAITAAAADGGSTADEHISSGVTAMVVETIYPGPADDRSTVSTRLFLPTLKVKEKAIQLRKSMAKDMFQGISSKNILSMTFRQAVLEQLWSLELALFKPGTERNMSDLESPREVPVLLALSSSDELVISEIGEVVCAAALENTEKHFLSSSANRASKRLSSWLKKRQHITSKNSSVVLYNLVENELLANAKTLHEKFNSERGKYKLKDSQLKKSWLTSPAFSKLEKIGGPEFVAWISECVPSYMFEIDSNRLDNVKFEGWKTLEENRLAVVLTHAQMVSLVDILDMFYEDTFTLPEKRLPCPTVAKSSKLDLNKGSPLLKTLSTVLVSGIFFVTISVLGKLCLPKLLPIRESFIQQNSQAPLYDTVRVPDHSLEPSELETCCVSIIRRIKDSFCWPGEIRTPSGACACIGELPKFMSEGGYTNFSMSDMSSTSMPLQASEEEMKRLEDIASYQVIVSTDGKIIGFQPTNRVAVNNWAANPLAKELYGGKKLSPGLLEPGLKICNPSGMVVLELLISLNPKSNFALVRAIDTSGNIDG
- the LOC130985448 gene encoding transcription factor VOZ1, which codes for MGKGSKSGACKSSSHQLFKDRAKNRVDDLQGVFSDLQSARKESRSIDVAVLEEQVHQMLREWKSELNEPSPASSLQQGGSLGFSSEICRLLQLCEEEDDATSALAAPKPDPDAQKVVGGYTSQENFDAPKGPQDQGFQLVEQCKNAAMGVNMEMNNMNVPAQLDYHSFDFHQDFEQPYLIGFDGTGFIGEDVMPQMSGYQPNISPPPSAFLGPKCALWDCTRPALGLDWCQKSDDYCSIYHAGLAPSEGYLGRPPVVRPRGIGLKDNLLFAALGAKAQGKDVGIPECEGAATTKSPWNAPELFDLTVLDGETIREWLFFDKPRRAFESGNRKQRSLPDYNGRGWHESRKQVMNEFGGLKRSYYMDPQPMENFEWHLYEYEINKYDACALYRLEVKRVDGKKSPKGKLGNDSVADLQKQMGRLSAEFPNEKQRVVKGRGKSNLKEGSGRIYSGSNTLAASPGEGLDYTRGAPYDYLVEDINGYYIT